The segment CAGATGGCATACACATCATTCAGTGCCAAATTCCCCCAGTATCGGGTAGACGTTGACGAAGCTCAGTGCCAACGTGCCGGAACGACGACGGAAGAAGTACTGTCAGTCTTGTCGGGTTATTTCGGAAGTATTTACGCCTCCAACTTCAACCGGTTCACCAAATTGTACCGGGTCATTATCCAGGCGCCGTCAGAAAGCCGCAACAGCATGCAGTCTCTCGATAATGTATTCGTCAAGACCACCAACGGTATGGCTCCCGTCAGTCAGTTCGTAAAACTGACAAAGACCTATGGAGCCGAATCACTGACACGCTTCAACATGTTCTCGTCCATTAATGTACAGGGAATGCCAGTCAGCGGATACAGCTCAGGAGATGTCATCAATGCGGTAAAAGAAGTAGCCGCCCAGACATTGCCTACAGGTTACGGATATGAATTCTCCGGAATGACACGTGAGGAAGAACAAATGGCCAATTCGCATGACACAGTAATCATTTACGGGATCTGTATTCTGTTTATTTATTTGATACTTTGTGCCCTGTATGAAAGCTTGTTTATCCCGATGGCCGTTATCCTTTCAGTTCCGTTCGGACTGATGGGAAGCTTCTTCTTTGCCCGAATGTGGGGTATCGAAAACAATATCTACCTGCAAACCGGATTAATCATGTTGATCGGATTGTTGTCAAAGACAGCTATTCTATTAACGGAATACGCTACAGAACGCCGGAAAGAAGGTATGTCACTCTCGCAAGCAGCCATTTCAGCAGCCGGCGTCCGTCTGCGCCCGATCTTGATGACCGCCCTCACCATGATATTCGGATTGCTGCCGCTTATGTTTGCTTCTGGTGTAGGCGCCAACGGTAATACATCCTTAGGTGTAGGTGCCGTAGGAGGAATGCTGATTGGAACAATCGCCTTACTCTTCGTCACACCGGCCTTCTTTATTACTTTCCAATACTTAGAAGAACGAATTATGGGCAAAAGAAAAGCTGATAGAAAATTATGAAAAAGTGTATCTATATATTAGTTAGTATGCTGCTTCTGAGCAGCTGCCATATCTACCGCAACTACCAGCGGCCGGAAGGATTGCCTGTAGACAGCCTTTACAGGAACACTCCTCTTTCCTCTGACGATTCTCTTACCTTGGGAGACATCCCATGGCAAGAGATGTTTGAAGATCCTCTGCTCCAGAACCTGATACAGGAGGGTCTAGAGAACAATACAGATATGCAGGTAGCCCTGCTGCGTGTTGATCAGGCCCGCTCGCAGTTGCAGGCAGCCCGATTGTCTTTTCTGCCGTCTCTTTCTCTGTCTCCTCAAGGAGCCCTGACAAGTACCGACGGTAGCAAAGCAGTCAAGACGTATGAATTACCGGTTCAGGCCAGTTGGGAAATTGATCTTTTCGGCCGCTTGCGAAATGCCAAGCAGGAAACCCAAGCCACGTTGTTGCAGCAAGAGGCTTATCAGCAGGCTGTCCACGCAGATTTGGTAGCCAACATCGCCAACAGTTACTATACATTATTATTACTCGATGAACAGATCCGACTGACAACATCCACCTTGGATGTCTGGAAAGAACAAGTCAGATTATTGGAATCGAAATTTAAAGTAGGCGAAGAAACAGAAAATGCCGTAACCCAGGCAAGGGCCAGTCTGTATGAATTAGAAGCATCGGTGACAGACTTACAAAAGCAATTGTTTGAGACAGAAAATGCCCTATGTACCCTGCTCGGAACGACTTCCCACCATATTGAACGGAGTTCGCTGGAAGAACAACAGCTCCCGGAAACTGACAACATCGGTATTCCGTTGCGTGTATTATCCAAACGCCCGGATGTAGTACAAGCTGAAATGGTCTTAGCCAGTGCCTATTACAGCACCAATCAGGCCAGATCAGCATTCTATCCTAACTTAACCCTTTCCGGAAGCGCGGGATGGACCAATTCGTTAGGAGAAGTGGTAAGCAATCCGGGAGGATGGATTCTCTCAGCCATAGCATCACTGACGCAACCGTTATTCAATCAGGGGAAACTTATCTCTAATCTGCGTGTGTCGAAAGACGAAGAACAGATCGCCCTGCTCAACTACAAACAGGCGCTCCTGGATGCAGGTCAAGAAGTGAACAACGCGTTGTTTGCAACAGAATCTGCCCGAAAAAGCTTTGACAGTCACCTCAAACAATGTAAGGAACTGGAACGGACAGTAACTACCTCTGAGTCTTTATACAAGACCGGCAATGCGACTTACCTGGAAATGCTGACTGCCCGGCAGTCATTGCTCAATGCTCAGCAGAACATGGTAACCGATCGCTTTACGCTCTTGCAATCTACAATTAATCTATACAATGCATTAGGTGGCGGTGTTGACTAACCGCCACAAAAAAAGTAGCAAGCCTTTGCGTTAAAAGCAACGGGCTTGCTACTCTCCTATTTATAAAATTGGAAACAGGTTATTTTACCTCTTCACCATTTTCCTTGAAAAGGGCGGTTACTTCTTCATCATCAAGTACCAACACGACCTTATACTGTTTGCCCTCCTCTTTTTCTGCCATGAAAGCTTCTTTCGCGGTATATTCCGGATAAGCTTTTTCAATAGATTGAGTTACTGCTTCGGGCAGATCCTTTACTTCTACTTTGACGAAATCATCTTGAGCCACTTCACTCACTACCATGACAGAATCAACACTTGTTTCTGAAGCGAATGCACTGAAACTACCCACACTCATCAAACATGCTACTGCAACTAATACCTTTTTCATAATTTCAAACATTTTAAATTCAACATTTCTTTTCTG is part of the Parabacteroides sp. AD58 genome and harbors:
- a CDS encoding efflux transporter outer membrane subunit, encoding MKKCIYILVSMLLLSSCHIYRNYQRPEGLPVDSLYRNTPLSSDDSLTLGDIPWQEMFEDPLLQNLIQEGLENNTDMQVALLRVDQARSQLQAARLSFLPSLSLSPQGALTSTDGSKAVKTYELPVQASWEIDLFGRLRNAKQETQATLLQQEAYQQAVHADLVANIANSYYTLLLLDEQIRLTTSTLDVWKEQVRLLESKFKVGEETENAVTQARASLYELEASVTDLQKQLFETENALCTLLGTTSHHIERSSLEEQQLPETDNIGIPLRVLSKRPDVVQAEMVLASAYYSTNQARSAFYPNLTLSGSAGWTNSLGEVVSNPGGWILSAIASLTQPLFNQGKLISNLRVSKDEEQIALLNYKQALLDAGQEVNNALFATESARKSFDSHLKQCKELERTVTTSESLYKTGNATYLEMLTARQSLLNAQQNMVTDRFTLLQSTINLYNALGGGVD